One window of Bacillaceae bacterium S4-13-56 genomic DNA carries:
- a CDS encoding DsbA family oxidoreductase, protein MKIEIWSDFVUPFCYIGKRRLEMALDQFPHGHEVEVEFNSFELDPNAPLYSGKSIHESLSKKYGMSVEQAKKANEDLGKQASSVGLKFNFEEMKPTNTFDAHRLFQWAKTKGKEYTYTEKVLLAYFSDSKHIGDIETLVQLAVEAGLDKEEAIEVLQNKEAYAQEVRADESKAQRYGVTGVPFFVINQKYAISGAQPLETFRNALQQVWEEENPAPVLKDLSSPSQGAVCTDEGCD, encoded by the coding sequence ATGAAGATTGAAATCTGGTCAGATTTTGTTTGACCGTTCTGTTATATTGGAAAACGTCGCTTAGAAATGGCGTTAGACCAATTCCCTCATGGTCATGAGGTAGAAGTAGAATTTAATAGTTTTGAATTAGATCCAAATGCTCCTTTATACTCAGGTAAGAGCATTCATGAGTCATTGTCTAAGAAATATGGCATGAGTGTAGAACAAGCCAAAAAAGCAAATGAAGACCTCGGGAAACAGGCTTCTTCAGTAGGCTTGAAATTTAATTTTGAAGAAATGAAACCAACTAATACATTCGATGCTCATCGCTTGTTTCAATGGGCAAAGACAAAAGGAAAAGAATACACCTATACCGAAAAAGTACTGCTTGCCTATTTCAGTGACTCCAAACATATTGGGGATATCGAAACCCTAGTGCAATTAGCTGTTGAGGCAGGTCTCGACAAAGAAGAAGCAATTGAGGTTCTCCAAAACAAAGAAGCATATGCTCAGGAAGTGAGAGCTGACGAGAGTAAGGCTCAACGCTATGGCGTTACGGGTGTTCCTTTCTTTGTCATCAACCAAAAATATGCGATATCTGGAGCACAGCCATTAGAAACCTTCAGAAATGCACTTCAACAGGTATGGGAAGAGGAAAATCCAGCACCAGTGCTAAAAGATTTATCTTCTCCATCTCAAGGCGCTGTCTGCACAGATGAAGGTTGCGATTAA
- a CDS encoding ECF transporter S component, whose protein sequence is MAYKKYLTFLISAIILMVLIAFPKVLLDYFLEISVLFMIASFLPYLISFSRKRMKSRELVVIAILGAIAAVGRIPFSAIPSVQPTTFVVIVSGMALGPQSGFIVGTLSALVSNLVLGQGPWTPWQMYAWGMIGLTAGLLRNTFFLKNRIGLSSFGFVTGILFGWVMNLWFVLGVMQEVNWGTIAAYYGASLTFDVMHGVFNVILLYFFGATWIKMIQRFRTKYGLFEFEA, encoded by the coding sequence ATGGCGTATAAAAAGTATTTAACTTTCCTCATTTCGGCAATCATATTGATGGTATTAATTGCTTTTCCTAAAGTTTTGCTTGATTACTTTTTGGAAATTAGTGTTTTGTTTATGATTGCTTCTTTTCTACCCTATTTAATTAGCTTTTCAAGAAAAAGAATGAAAAGTAGAGAACTGGTAGTAATTGCCATATTAGGTGCGATCGCTGCTGTGGGAAGAATTCCTTTTTCTGCCATACCAAGTGTTCAACCGACGACTTTTGTAGTCATTGTTTCGGGAATGGCTCTTGGTCCACAGAGTGGTTTTATCGTTGGGACACTGTCAGCCCTAGTCTCCAATTTGGTTTTGGGGCAAGGTCCTTGGACACCCTGGCAAATGTATGCTTGGGGAATGATTGGATTAACGGCGGGCTTACTTCGAAACACCTTTTTCTTGAAAAACCGAATTGGACTTAGTTCCTTTGGATTCGTTACTGGAATCCTTTTTGGATGGGTGATGAATTTGTGGTTTGTCCTAGGTGTCATGCAAGAAGTGAATTGGGGAACAATTGCAGCCTATTATGGAGCAAGCCTAACCTTTGATGTAATGCATGGCGTATTTAATGTGATCCTACTATACTTTTTTGGAGCAACCTGGATTAAAATGATTCAACGCTTCCGAACAAAATATGGTCTATTCGAATTTGAAGCATAA
- a CDS encoding energy-coupling factor transporter ATPase: protein MEILSANNISFRYPEVKDKAISDLSFSIQKGEFVVLCGPTGSGKSTLLRLLKQEIAPHGVRQGSFFFNGEAMENIDQEFLIKEIGLVFQDPENQITMDHVMEELVFGMENLGMSTSYMRKKVAELVHFFGLNHLLEKKTSELSGGQKQLINLVAVLLLEPSVLLLDEPTSQLDPIASKEFIHILQRLNREFGMTILIAEHRLEELFEVADRVIMLDKGELKHDTTPRAFVQKISSHSVFRQYLPNSALLFLDSMPDTNGGEVPLNVNEARKWLSAQEIEILPKDLMEKENTEKKNHILQLKEVDYSYSKYTVPVLRNLSLSVHEGEWLTIVGANGTGKSTLLKVISGLLKPQHGSVRIYGQKIKKANSKGIHYLPQNPKLFFLQDTLRKEFDLLAHRHQLGNPDQKIDDLLEEFQLTHLQDRHPYDLSGGELQKAALLGALVIQPSILLIDEPTKGLDPESKRTYGDLIASQVAKGVTVVMVTHDTEFAALYSTRCSMLFQGSITSLEATREFFSENTYYTTVINRITRNSPVPSALTLEEAKRLWRIKSI from the coding sequence ATGGAAATACTTTCAGCAAACAACATAAGCTTCAGGTATCCAGAGGTGAAAGACAAGGCCATTTCTGATCTTTCTTTCTCCATACAAAAGGGAGAATTTGTGGTTTTATGTGGTCCTACAGGAAGCGGGAAATCTACTTTACTTCGCTTGTTAAAACAAGAAATAGCTCCCCACGGAGTGAGACAAGGTTCTTTCTTCTTCAACGGTGAGGCAATGGAAAATATCGACCAAGAATTCTTAATCAAGGAAATTGGACTGGTGTTTCAGGATCCTGAAAATCAAATCACGATGGATCATGTCATGGAAGAGCTTGTATTTGGTATGGAGAACTTAGGAATGTCCACTTCTTATATGAGAAAGAAGGTGGCTGAGCTCGTTCATTTCTTTGGTCTCAATCATCTACTTGAAAAAAAGACAAGTGAGCTCTCTGGTGGACAAAAACAACTGATCAATTTAGTGGCTGTTCTTTTGCTTGAACCTTCTGTTTTGTTATTAGATGAGCCGACTTCACAGCTTGATCCGATTGCATCGAAAGAATTCATTCATATCCTACAACGACTGAATCGCGAGTTTGGAATGACCATCCTCATTGCTGAACATCGATTAGAAGAACTATTTGAAGTTGCTGATCGGGTGATCATGTTGGACAAGGGTGAGTTAAAGCACGATACAACACCACGAGCTTTTGTTCAAAAGATAAGTTCTCATTCTGTTTTTCGTCAGTATCTACCAAATTCTGCATTGCTTTTCTTAGATTCTATGCCGGATACTAATGGGGGAGAGGTTCCTTTAAATGTAAATGAGGCAAGAAAATGGCTTTCTGCTCAAGAAATTGAGATTTTGCCTAAGGATTTGATGGAAAAGGAAAACACGGAGAAGAAAAACCATATTCTTCAACTGAAAGAAGTGGATTACTCCTATTCAAAATATACTGTACCTGTTCTTAGAAATCTTTCTCTTTCAGTTCATGAAGGTGAATGGTTAACTATTGTCGGTGCAAATGGAACTGGAAAATCCACTTTATTAAAAGTTATAAGTGGACTATTGAAGCCTCAACATGGATCTGTACGTATATATGGTCAAAAAATCAAAAAGGCAAATTCAAAGGGAATTCATTATTTGCCGCAAAATCCTAAGCTGTTCTTTTTACAAGACACCTTGCGTAAGGAATTTGATTTGTTAGCACACCGTCATCAGTTAGGAAATCCTGATCAAAAAATTGATGATTTGTTAGAAGAATTTCAACTTACTCATTTGCAAGATCGTCATCCTTACGACCTTAGTGGGGGAGAGTTGCAAAAAGCGGCTTTATTAGGTGCCTTAGTTATACAGCCATCTATACTCCTTATTGATGAGCCTACCAAGGGGTTAGATCCTGAATCGAAAAGAACTTATGGAGATTTGATTGCCTCCCAGGTTGCTAAGGGGGTTACTGTTGTGATGGTGACCCATGATACGGAATTTGCTGCGCTGTATTCTACGAGGTGTAGCATGCTCTTCCAAGGTTCCATAACATCCTTAGAAGCAACGAGAGAATTTTTTAGTGAAAACACATACTATACAACTGTAATTAATCGAATCACAAGAAATAGTCCTGTTCCATCAGCCTTAACTCTTGAGGAGGCGAAGAGATTATGGCGTATAAAAAGTATTTAA
- a CDS encoding energy-coupling factor transporter transmembrane component T has product MDRGFRSLHPVILLLYYVIVISGLMLYQHPVFLLTASLMIIFINLLLDRGEQLKKWRWPIALMTVATLFFVPFFNRRGTIVAFYIGDYPVKLESVYLGIMTAFTLLCILMIFITFNQVVTPNKFVYLFHRVFPQWALLLLLSMRFVPLLQRRLLEMKDVQELKGLSVHEGTLRQRIKNGVLLLQALITWSMEESIQTADSMTARGYGRKKRTKYNSYLMKKRDWMSLLYLSVGGFAILLGWWLGDGVLSLTPIVEQPALIGREWFYLTVWVVLIGFPIWTEGKEIIKWKYFQQTT; this is encoded by the coding sequence ATGGATCGAGGATTTCGTTCTCTTCATCCTGTCATTCTCCTACTCTATTATGTCATCGTCATTAGTGGATTGATGCTTTATCAACATCCAGTCTTTCTTTTAACTGCAAGCTTAATGATTATTTTTATTAATCTTTTACTTGATCGTGGTGAGCAACTAAAAAAATGGCGCTGGCCAATTGCTTTAATGACGGTGGCTACTCTATTTTTTGTTCCCTTTTTTAATCGGCGTGGTACAATAGTGGCCTTCTATATAGGAGATTACCCAGTGAAACTGGAGTCTGTCTATCTAGGAATTATGACGGCATTCACTCTCCTATGTATTTTGATGATCTTTATAACGTTTAATCAAGTAGTGACACCCAATAAATTTGTCTATTTGTTTCACAGAGTTTTTCCACAGTGGGCATTATTACTTTTATTATCTATGAGGTTTGTTCCGTTATTGCAAAGAAGATTACTAGAAATGAAGGATGTTCAAGAGTTAAAAGGGCTTTCTGTTCACGAAGGGACATTAAGACAAAGAATTAAGAATGGAGTCCTCCTTCTTCAAGCGCTAATTACATGGTCCATGGAAGAATCTATACAAACAGCCGATTCGATGACTGCACGTGGATACGGGAGAAAAAAGCGGACAAAATACAATTCTTATCTCATGAAAAAAAGAGATTGGATGTCCCTTCTATATTTATCTGTTGGAGGGTTCGCGATTCTATTAGGATGGTGGCTTGGAGATGGAGTTTTATCACTTACTCCCATCGTAGAGCAACCTGCTCTTATAGGCCGTGAGTGGTTTTATTTGACCGTTTGGGTAGTACTCATTGGGTTTCCCATATGGACAGAGGGAAAGGAGATCATCAAATGGAAATACTTTCAGCAAACAACATAA
- a CDS encoding DUF4430 domain-containing protein has translation MKRFLLSITTMSLLFSVLIGCSKDEVQPISENRMESHLFSEQEKTLEPKVLDRNNDFVNSSKNETIENEGEGEGATPSSESDIQETPSKSKEQSTSENTNSTTDSKANTTTEKETSDTSDKPKHMVQLSVETGDIRGTIFPLQEMELKEGDTVLDVTKRALGDTVHIRGSNATAYVEGIDNLYEFDHGALSGWLVKVDGVFITSSSGTYQAKNGQKIEWIYATDITTMIEEG, from the coding sequence ATGAAGCGATTTCTACTAAGCATAACAACCATGTCCTTGCTTTTCTCTGTTTTAATAGGTTGTTCCAAAGACGAGGTTCAGCCAATTAGTGAAAATAGAATGGAAAGTCATCTATTTTCTGAGCAAGAAAAAACGTTGGAACCCAAGGTGCTAGATAGAAATAACGATTTTGTCAATTCTAGTAAAAATGAAACAATAGAGAATGAGGGAGAGGGAGAGGGAGCAACCCCTAGCTCGGAAAGTGACATACAAGAGACACCTTCCAAGTCGAAAGAACAATCCACTTCCGAGAATACTAATTCAACTACAGATTCTAAAGCGAACACAACAACAGAAAAAGAAACATCAGATACTTCAGACAAACCAAAACATATGGTTCAGCTTTCCGTAGAAACAGGGGATATTCGGGGAACGATTTTCCCTCTTCAAGAGATGGAACTAAAAGAGGGGGATACGGTTCTTGATGTGACAAAACGTGCTCTAGGGGATACGGTTCACATCCGGGGTTCTAATGCCACCGCCTATGTGGAAGGTATAGATAACCTTTACGAATTTGATCATGGAGCGTTAAGTGGTTGGCTAGTAAAAGTGGACGGTGTATTCATCACATCCAGTTCTGGTACGTATCAAGCAAAGAATGGTCAAAAGATAGAATGGATTTATGCGACCGATATCACAACCATGATAGAGGAGGGTTAA